The following are encoded together in the Blautia obeum ATCC 29174 genome:
- a CDS encoding zinc dependent phospholipase C family protein produces MPTTYAHDLFGKKIYAKLPAEIQKVIRRNTNLYRIGLHGPDILFYDMLKPKVTETGIAMHRECAAPFFERGMTLVRTTHDEKLLAYLLGFGCHYLLDSACHPFVYEMAERNVISHTLLEKEFDRTLMLETHKDPYHYYPACGIVPRVTYARVIHRAIPRIRTKEIMSSLRLIKLITNCLVYDNHGRRKKFLMFLSRVAGKKLSSEMMEYFMEKDPVPGSAVPVHTLHGLYDHALAQAPQELTELFQLSKKEFPLSERWFLTYNG; encoded by the coding sequence ATGCCAACTACTTATGCACATGATCTGTTTGGTAAAAAAATATATGCAAAACTTCCTGCCGAAATTCAGAAAGTGATTCGCAGAAATACAAACCTATATCGAATTGGTCTTCATGGACCGGATATTCTCTTCTATGATATGCTAAAACCTAAAGTTACGGAAACCGGTATCGCCATGCACAGAGAATGTGCAGCACCATTCTTTGAAAGAGGAATGACACTCGTAAGAACAACTCATGACGAAAAATTACTTGCTTATCTGCTCGGATTTGGATGTCACTATCTTCTTGACAGTGCCTGTCATCCATTCGTTTACGAGATGGCTGAACGCAATGTCATCTCACATACCCTGCTTGAAAAAGAATTTGACAGAACGCTGATGCTTGAAACTCACAAAGATCCATATCATTATTACCCGGCCTGTGGCATTGTTCCCCGCGTTACGTATGCACGAGTGATTCACAGAGCTATTCCCAGAATACGGACGAAGGAAATAATGTCTTCTCTAAGGTTGATAAAACTGATTACCAACTGCCTTGTATACGATAATCATGGACGCCGGAAAAAATTCCTGATGTTCCTGTCACGAGTTGCTGGAAAAAAACTTTCTTCTGAAATGATGGAATATTTTATGGAAAAAGACCCGGTTCCAGGAAGTGCAGTGCCTGTACACACACTTCACGGATTATACGATCATGCTCTGGCACAGGCACCTCAGGAACTGACGGAATTATTCCAATTGTCAAAAAAAGAATTTCCTCTGTCAGAAAGATGGTTTCTGACATACAATGGATGA
- the scpB gene encoding SMC-Scp complex subunit ScpB translates to MEIKKLEAAIEAILFTMGESVELSQIADAIQQDKETTRKIIQNMMDKYQKKDRGIQIIELEQSYQLCSKKEYYECLIRLAMHPKKPALTDVMLETLSIIAYKQPVTKAEIEKIRGVKCDHAINKLVEYELVRELGRLDAPGRPILFGTTEEFLRCFGVQGLEELPSVDPVRLEDFKAEAEEEIQLKLDI, encoded by the coding sequence ATGGAAATAAAAAAATTAGAAGCTGCAATTGAAGCAATTTTGTTTACAATGGGTGAATCGGTAGAACTGTCGCAGATTGCAGATGCTATTCAACAGGATAAAGAAACCACTCGTAAGATCATTCAAAATATGATGGACAAATACCAGAAAAAAGATCGTGGTATCCAGATCATTGAACTGGAACAGTCTTATCAGCTTTGCAGCAAAAAAGAATACTATGAATGTCTTATCCGGCTTGCGATGCATCCCAAAAAGCCGGCACTTACAGATGTTATGCTGGAAACGCTTTCCATCATTGCATATAAACAGCCGGTAACCAAAGCAGAAATCGAAAAAATTCGAGGCGTCAAATGTGACCACGCCATCAATAAATTAGTAGAATATGAACTTGTCAGAGAGCTGGGACGTTTGGACGCTCCGGGTCGCCCGATTCTTTTTGGAACAACAGAAGAATTTCTCCGATGCTTTGGTGTTCAGGGCCTCGAAGAGCTGCCTTCTGTTGATCCGGTGCGTCTGGAAGATTTTAAAGCAGAAGCTGAAGAGGAGATTCAGTTGAAGCTAGATATTTAG
- a CDS encoding segregation and condensation protein A — MAIPVKINVFEGPLDLLLHLIEKNKIDIYDIPIVEITDQYMEYLHSMEQEDLGTMSEFMVMAATLLDIKCKMLLPKEVNEEGEEEDPREELVQKLLEYKMYKYMSYELKDYMDNAAGVFYKNPSIPDEVLKYREPVDPAELLAGLTLEKLNNIYQSILKKQESKIDPIRSKFGTIEKEEVSLSDKMLAMKSYAAEHRKFSFRQLLTSQSSRVQVIVTFLSILELMKMGYIHVQQDELFDDIQVDVTQDPETWTHLTEFADE; from the coding sequence ATGGCAATACCTGTTAAAATTAATGTATTCGAAGGTCCTCTTGACCTTCTTCTCCATCTGATTGAAAAAAACAAAATAGACATTTACGATATTCCAATCGTAGAGATCACAGATCAGTATATGGAATATCTGCATTCCATGGAGCAGGAAGACTTGGGAACAATGAGCGAATTCATGGTCATGGCGGCCACACTTCTGGATATCAAATGTAAGATGCTACTTCCAAAAGAAGTAAATGAAGAGGGCGAAGAAGAAGATCCCCGCGAGGAACTTGTACAGAAACTTCTGGAATACAAAATGTATAAATACATGTCCTATGAACTGAAGGATTACATGGATAATGCTGCCGGCGTTTTTTATAAAAACCCCAGCATTCCTGATGAAGTATTGAAATATCGTGAACCGGTTGATCCGGCAGAACTTCTCGCCGGACTGACTCTGGAGAAACTCAACAATATCTATCAGTCTATCCTGAAAAAGCAGGAGTCAAAGATTGATCCGATCCGAAGCAAATTTGGAACAATTGAAAAAGAAGAAGTCAGTCTTTCTGACAAAATGCTGGCAATGAAAAGCTATGCAGCCGAACACCGGAAATTCAGTTTTCGTCAGCTACTCACCAGCCAGTCATCCAGAGTTCAGGTTATCGTAACCTTTCTATCTATCCTGGAGTTAATGAAAATGGGCTATATTCATGTACAACAGGACGAGCTGTTTGATGATATTCAGGTCGATGTCACACAGGATCCGGAAACCTGGACACATTTGACAGAATTCGCAGATGAATAA
- a CDS encoding metallophosphoesterase, whose translation MKSFKISTYNISSTRLTGKQKVTFAILADLHGLVFGKNHQTLYKAIISSQPDAVLVCGDLVVSRDTETLEAAASLLLRICDQIPVFYALGNHEYKMLLNPETEIFYSNYEKLLTSAGICFLHNEHTSVQLKGNDFVFHGLELPVEYYHKPNSPALSLTAMEEMIGTPSQPGFHVLLAHNPKYGNTYFSWGADLILSGHYHGGVLRLDQNHGLTCPQYLLFPPFCCGEFKKGKQHMIVSAGLGEHTIPVRIHNPRELVLINLYPQSTKSVKEH comes from the coding sequence ATGAAAAGTTTTAAGATAAGTACTTATAACATTTCCAGCACCAGGCTTACCGGCAAACAAAAAGTTACTTTCGCCATTCTTGCAGATCTGCATGGCCTTGTATTTGGAAAGAATCACCAGACTTTATACAAAGCAATTATTTCCAGTCAGCCTGATGCAGTTCTGGTCTGCGGTGATCTGGTTGTAAGCAGAGACACAGAAACTCTGGAAGCGGCAGCTAGTCTGCTGCTCCGGATCTGTGATCAGATTCCTGTTTTTTATGCACTTGGAAATCACGAATACAAAATGCTCCTCAATCCAGAGACTGAGATTTTCTATTCAAACTATGAAAAACTGCTTACATCTGCCGGCATTTGTTTTCTTCACAATGAACATACATCTGTTCAGTTGAAGGGAAATGATTTTGTATTTCATGGACTTGAACTTCCAGTCGAATATTATCACAAACCGAATTCACCGGCTTTGAGTCTGACAGCAATGGAAGAGATGATCGGTACACCTTCCCAACCGGGATTTCATGTATTACTGGCACATAATCCCAAATATGGAAATACTTATTTTTCCTGGGGAGCTGATCTGATTCTTTCAGGGCATTATCACGGAGGAGTTTTGCGTCTGGATCAAAACCATGGTCTCACCTGTCCTCAGTACCTGCTCTTTCCACCATTCTGTTGTGGGGAATTTAAAAAAGGAAAGCAGCATATGATCGTAAGTGCCGGTCTTGGCGAGCATACCATTCCTGTCCGTATCCATAATCCAAGGGAACTTGTTCTTATAAACCTGTATCCCCAATCTACAAAATCAGTAAAGGAACACTGA
- a CDS encoding molybdopterin-binding protein produces MKEIRTEDAVGHVLCHDITQIIKDEKKGVLFKKGHIVREEDIPALLSVGKEHLYVWEKQEGILHENEAAEILYRISADIHMHGSDIKEGKIELIADCDGVLKIRRDALLAVNSLGEMMIASRHGDFPVKKGDKIAGTRIIPLVIEKSKMDKAEKVAGTKPIFSILPYRSKKVGIITTGSEVQKGLIKDTFTPVLKEKLDEFSCQILGQTLPGDERSQITSDILSFIDQGADMVICSGGMSVDPDDRTPGAIKDTGAEIVTYGAPVLPGAMLLLSYYQNNDKIIPILGLPGCVMYARRTVFDLILPRIMADDRICADEIASYGEGGLCLNCDVCTFPNCGFGK; encoded by the coding sequence ATGAAAGAGATTCGTACAGAAGATGCTGTCGGGCATGTGCTTTGCCATGATATAACACAAATTATAAAGGATGAAAAAAAGGGTGTTCTCTTTAAAAAAGGTCACATCGTTCGCGAAGAAGATATTCCGGCACTTCTTTCCGTCGGAAAAGAACATCTTTATGTTTGGGAAAAACAGGAGGGTATTCTTCACGAAAATGAAGCGGCAGAAATTCTCTACCGTATATCCGCTGATATTCATATGCACGGCAGTGATATCAAAGAAGGAAAGATCGAATTGATTGCCGACTGTGATGGCGTACTCAAAATCCGCCGAGATGCATTGCTTGCAGTCAACAGCTTGGGTGAAATGATGATTGCTTCCAGACATGGTGATTTTCCTGTAAAAAAAGGAGATAAAATTGCCGGAACGAGAATCATTCCTCTGGTTATCGAAAAATCCAAAATGGATAAGGCAGAGAAAGTGGCCGGAACAAAACCGATTTTTTCCATCCTTCCGTACCGTTCTAAAAAAGTTGGAATCATTACGACCGGAAGCGAAGTACAAAAAGGACTGATCAAAGATACTTTCACTCCAGTCTTGAAAGAAAAACTTGACGAATTCTCATGTCAGATTTTGGGGCAGACACTGCCTGGGGATGAGCGCAGCCAGATTACCTCAGATATTCTGAGCTTTATAGATCAGGGTGCCGATATGGTGATCTGCAGCGGAGGAATGAGTGTAGACCCTGATGATCGTACCCCCGGTGCTATCAAAGATACCGGTGCAGAAATTGTCACATATGGAGCACCGGTTCTTCCTGGTGCCATGCTTCTTCTTTCCTATTACCAAAATAATGATAAAATCATTCCTATCCTTGGTCTTCCAGGCTGTGTCATGTATGCCAGACGGACTGTATTCGATCTTATTCTTCCCCGTATTATGGCCGATGACCGGATTTGCGCAGATGAAATTGCATCATATGGTGAGGGAGGACTTTGTCTGAACTGTGATGTCTGTACTTTTCCAAACTGTGGCTTTGGCAAATAA
- a CDS encoding D-alanyl-D-alanine carboxypeptidase family protein: MRNNKILRKKYLLLPLCFFFLLLHICMISVYAGQENSTSGPELSAPSAVLMEAETGQFVYAKDKDTRRSPASVTKIMTLILIFDHLHAGDISLTDPVTTSAHAKSMGGSQVFLEEGEIQTVETLIKCIVIASGNDASVAMAEFISGSEQEFVAQMNLRADRLGMKNTHFIDCCGLTDSDEHYTTANDIAIMSRELIVKYPKILDYSSIWMETIIHETSQGIKEFGLTNTNRLIRTYPGCRGLKTGSTSKAGFCLSATAERNSLKLISVVMAAPDYKARLKDAAALLDYGFSRCSIYEDNTPESLPAIPVKRGLHRSAAVQYGKTFRYLSTDGTKITTVNKKYIHPASVNAPVKKGEKAGEIIYFSGQKELGRIPVIYSESIRIRKYTDCLKDTLCTFWC, translated from the coding sequence ATGAGAAATAACAAAATCCTCCGCAAAAAATATCTTCTCCTTCCGTTATGTTTCTTTTTTCTGCTTTTACATATCTGTATGATCTCTGTCTATGCCGGACAGGAAAATTCCACATCCGGTCCCGAACTTTCTGCTCCCAGCGCTGTTCTTATGGAGGCTGAAACCGGACAGTTCGTATATGCCAAGGATAAAGATACTCGCAGAAGTCCGGCAAGTGTCACAAAGATTATGACATTGATACTTATTTTTGACCATTTACATGCTGGGGACATTTCCCTGACTGATCCAGTCACAACAAGCGCACATGCAAAATCCATGGGCGGATCACAGGTTTTTCTTGAAGAAGGAGAGATACAGACAGTAGAAACGCTTATAAAATGTATCGTCATTGCCTCAGGTAATGATGCCAGTGTGGCAATGGCCGAGTTTATCTCCGGTTCAGAACAGGAATTTGTAGCACAGATGAACCTGCGTGCTGACCGTCTGGGAATGAAAAATACTCACTTTATTGACTGCTGTGGTCTGACGGATTCTGACGAGCATTACACAACCGCAAATGATATTGCGATCATGAGTCGGGAACTCATCGTAAAATATCCGAAAATTCTTGATTATTCTTCTATATGGATGGAAACAATTATCCATGAAACAAGTCAGGGAATCAAAGAATTCGGACTCACCAATACCAATCGACTGATTCGGACTTATCCCGGATGCAGAGGACTCAAAACGGGGAGTACTAGTAAAGCAGGATTTTGTCTCTCAGCAACAGCAGAGAGAAATAGCCTGAAACTGATATCTGTGGTAATGGCTGCTCCTGATTATAAAGCAAGATTAAAAGATGCCGCAGCTCTTCTGGATTACGGATTTTCCAGATGTAGCATCTATGAAGATAACACTCCGGAGTCACTCCCTGCTATCCCTGTAAAAAGAGGACTTCACAGATCAGCAGCTGTTCAATATGGAAAAACTTTTCGCTATTTAAGTACCGATGGAACAAAGATTACGACGGTAAACAAAAAATACATTCATCCTGCCTCTGTGAACGCCCCTGTAAAAAAAGGAGAAAAGGCTGGAGAAATCATATATTTTTCCGGTCAGAAGGAGCTTGGTCGCATACCGGTCATATATTCTGAATCAATAAGAATCAGAAAATATACCGATTGTCTGAAAGATACCCTCTGTACTTTCTGGTGTTAA
- the cls gene encoding cardiolipin synthase — translation MHRIIHTFKKILQLLFNRIFYVAVALMLQLTWLLITAWRLAAYSKYISHVISMISILVVLWIVNKKINPSYKLGWTILILCLPVLGVMLYILFGKSRIAQAIQNKYAQVQEESFSYMKQDPDVARSLEESSQSAAVQSRYIHQYSSFPVHTNTTAEYFQVGDDMFPVLVRELEQAEHYIYIEYFIINDGVMWRTILDILERKATEGVDVRLIYDGFGCLTTLPYHYERFLREKGIQCQVFNPFRPLLNIVQNNRDHRKICVIDGKTGFTGGINLADEYINQKRRFGHWKDTAVMLKGEAVWNMTVMFLHMWNVIANSSEPIDHELHLPHHFHPDSFESDGYVQPYSDTPLDGEIVGENVYLNIINRARKYVYICTPYLIIDNEMMTALCLAAKSGVDVRIMTPGIPDKKMVFLLTQSYYEQLLEAGVHIYEYQPGFLHAKSFVCDDEIAVVGTINLDYRSLYLHFENGVWFYKNKVIQDILSDFQETLNYCDPISIDFCRNRNIVIRAFQSILRLFAPLL, via the coding sequence ATGCATCGTATCATTCATACCTTCAAGAAAATCTTACAGTTATTATTTAATCGAATTTTTTATGTTGCAGTTGCGCTGATGCTTCAGCTTACATGGTTGTTGATCACCGCATGGAGACTGGCAGCATATTCAAAATATATTTCGCATGTAATCAGTATGATCAGCATCCTGGTCGTACTCTGGATCGTAAACAAAAAGATCAATCCGTCTTATAAACTCGGATGGACGATTCTGATTCTCTGTCTCCCTGTTTTAGGAGTTATGTTGTATATACTTTTTGGTAAATCCAGAATTGCACAGGCAATCCAGAATAAATATGCACAGGTTCAGGAGGAAAGCTTTTCCTATATGAAACAGGATCCTGATGTCGCCAGAAGTCTTGAGGAATCCTCTCAATCTGCGGCAGTCCAGTCCAGATATATTCATCAATACTCCAGTTTCCCGGTTCACACTAATACAACTGCTGAATATTTCCAGGTAGGAGATGATATGTTCCCTGTGCTTGTTCGTGAACTGGAGCAGGCAGAACATTATATCTACATCGAATATTTTATTATCAATGATGGCGTGATGTGGCGAACGATTCTGGATATTCTTGAACGAAAAGCAACCGAAGGAGTTGACGTCCGCCTGATTTATGATGGTTTTGGATGCCTCACAACACTTCCCTATCATTATGAACGCTTTCTTCGCGAAAAAGGCATTCAATGCCAGGTTTTTAATCCATTTCGTCCGCTTCTGAATATCGTTCAAAATAATCGTGATCATCGTAAAATCTGTGTTATTGATGGTAAAACAGGATTCACCGGCGGAATTAACCTTGCTGATGAATATATTAATCAGAAGCGTCGTTTTGGTCACTGGAAAGATACGGCAGTCATGCTGAAAGGAGAAGCTGTCTGGAATATGACCGTTATGTTCCTGCACATGTGGAATGTAATTGCCAATTCATCCGAGCCAATTGACCATGAACTGCATCTGCCACATCATTTTCATCCAGACTCATTTGAAAGTGACGGATATGTACAGCCCTACAGTGATACACCTCTTGATGGAGAAATTGTTGGTGAAAATGTTTACCTCAACATCATTAACCGTGCCCGCAAATATGTATATATCTGCACGCCTTATCTGATCATTGATAATGAAATGATGACGGCTCTCTGTCTGGCAGCCAAAAGTGGCGTTGATGTCCGTATTATGACACCAGGGATTCCTGATAAAAAAATGGTCTTCTTATTGACACAGTCTTATTATGAACAACTTCTGGAGGCAGGTGTTCATATTTATGAATACCAGCCAGGTTTCCTTCATGCAAAGTCTTTCGTCTGCGATGATGAAATCGCCGTCGTTGGGACAATCAACCTGGATTACCGCAGTCTGTATCTGCATTTTGAAAATGGTGTATGGTTTTATAAAAACAAAGTTATCCAGGACATCTTGTCTGACTTTCAGGAAACACTCAATTACTGTGATCCGATCAGTATTGATTTCTGTCGGAACCGAAACATTGTCATACGGGCTTTTCAGAGTATTCTTCGCCTGTTTGCACCTTTACTCTGA
- the rpsU gene encoding 30S ribosomal protein S21, which yields MSNVIVKENETLDSALRRFKRSCAKAGIQQEIRKREHYEKPSVRRKKKSEAARKRKYN from the coding sequence ATGTCAAACGTTATCGTAAAAGAAAACGAGACTTTAGATAGCGCTCTTCGCAGATTCAAGAGAAGCTGTGCAAAAGCAGGTATCCAGCAGGAAATCCGCAAAAGAGAGCATTACGAGAAACCAAGCGTTCGTCGTAAGAAAAAATCTGAAGCCGCAAGAAAACGTAAATATAATTAA
- the alaS gene encoding alanine--tRNA ligase, with protein MKKYGVNELRQMFLDFMESKGHLVMKSFSLVPQGDKSLLLINAGMAPLKPYFTGAEKPPRTRVSTCQKCIRTGDIENVGKTARHGTFFEMLGNFSFGDYFKTEAIHWSWEFLTEVVGLDANRLYPSVYQDDDEAFDIWNKEIGIPADRIFRFGKEDNFWEHGAGPCGPCSEIYYDRGEKYGCGKPGCTVGCDCDRYMEVWNNVFTQFENDGNGNYTTLKQKNIDTGMGLERLAVVVQDVDSIFDVDTICALRNLVCEIAGKEYGKNYQDDVSIRLITDHIRSATFMISDGIMPTNEGRGYVLRRLIRRAARHGRLLGIEGSFLAKLSAEVINGSKAGYPELEEKKEFIFKVLTNEENQFNKTIDQGLRILGDMEEEIKAAGEKTLSGENAFKLYDTYGFPLDLTKEILEEKGYGIDEEGFQKAMEEQRVKARTAREVTNYMGADATVYDEIDVNVTTKFEGYDHLTYDSEITVLTTEKEIVTSLVEGQKGTVFVKETPFYATMGGQEGDCGVIETANGKFVVEDTIKLRGGKFGHVGRMESGMLSTGETVTLKVNEQARRDTEKNHSATHLLQKALKTVLGSHVEQKGSLVTPDRLRFDFAHFQAMTPEEIAQTETLVNKEIQAALPVVTDVMDIEEAKKSGAMALFGEKYDQKVRVVSMGDFSKELCGGTHVKNTSSIMLFKIVSEAGIAAGVRRIEALTGNGVIEYYKKQETMLQEVAKALKAQPAEITEKITHLQAEVKSLQSENESLKSKLAQGSLGDVMNQIVDVKGVKLLAAKVEGVDMNGLRDLGDQLKEKIGEGVVVLAAVNGGKVNLLAMATDAAQKAGAHAGNLIKGVAAIVGGGGGGRPNMAQAGGKNPEKADEAVKAAAGILEQQLH; from the coding sequence ATGAAGAAATACGGAGTAAACGAACTTCGTCAGATGTTCCTTGATTTCATGGAGAGTAAAGGACATCTCGTAATGAAAAGCTTTTCCCTGGTACCACAGGGAGACAAGAGCCTCCTGCTGATCAATGCAGGTATGGCTCCACTGAAACCATATTTCACAGGTGCAGAGAAACCACCTAGAACAAGAGTCTCCACATGTCAGAAATGTATTCGTACCGGTGATATCGAAAATGTTGGAAAAACAGCACGTCATGGTACATTCTTTGAGATGCTTGGTAATTTCTCTTTTGGAGATTACTTCAAAACAGAAGCAATCCACTGGTCCTGGGAATTTCTGACAGAAGTTGTCGGTCTGGATGCAAACAGACTTTATCCATCTGTGTATCAGGACGATGATGAGGCTTTTGATATCTGGAATAAAGAAATCGGAATCCCGGCAGACAGAATTTTCCGTTTTGGTAAAGAAGATAATTTCTGGGAACATGGTGCAGGTCCATGTGGCCCATGTTCTGAAATCTATTATGACCGTGGGGAAAAATACGGTTGTGGCAAACCTGGCTGCACCGTAGGTTGTGACTGCGACCGTTACATGGAAGTATGGAACAATGTATTCACTCAGTTCGAAAACGATGGCAACGGAAATTATACAACTCTGAAACAGAAAAATATTGATACAGGTATGGGCCTTGAACGTCTGGCTGTTGTTGTACAGGATGTTGATTCTATCTTTGACGTAGATACCATCTGTGCACTTCGTAACCTGGTATGTGAGATTGCCGGCAAAGAATATGGGAAAAACTATCAGGATGATGTATCCATCCGTCTGATCACAGACCATATCCGCTCTGCTACATTTATGATCTCTGATGGTATCATGCCGACTAATGAGGGACGTGGATACGTACTCCGCCGTCTGATCCGTCGTGCAGCACGTCATGGACGTCTTCTGGGAATCGAGGGAAGCTTCCTCGCAAAACTCAGTGCAGAAGTGATCAATGGTTCCAAGGCCGGATATCCGGAACTGGAAGAAAAGAAAGAATTCATCTTTAAAGTTCTGACTAACGAAGAAAATCAGTTCAACAAAACTATCGATCAGGGACTTCGCATCCTCGGCGACATGGAGGAAGAGATAAAGGCTGCCGGAGAAAAAACTCTTTCCGGAGAAAATGCATTCAAACTGTATGATACTTACGGATTTCCACTTGACCTTACCAAAGAGATCCTTGAAGAAAAAGGCTATGGAATCGACGAAGAAGGCTTCCAGAAAGCAATGGAAGAACAGAGAGTCAAAGCACGTACCGCACGTGAAGTAACCAACTATATGGGAGCTGACGCCACTGTATATGATGAGATCGATGTTAACGTAACCACTAAATTCGAGGGATATGATCATCTTACTTATGATTCCGAGATTACAGTTCTCACAACTGAAAAAGAAATCGTAACTTCTCTGGTGGAAGGTCAAAAAGGTACTGTATTTGTAAAAGAGACACCATTCTACGCTACCATGGGTGGACAGGAAGGTGATTGCGGTGTAATTGAAACAGCAAACGGTAAATTTGTAGTAGAAGATACCATCAAACTTCGTGGTGGTAAATTCGGTCATGTCGGACGTATGGAATCCGGAATGCTTTCCACAGGAGAGACTGTAACCCTTAAGGTTAACGAGCAGGCCCGCCGTGACACAGAGAAAAACCACAGTGCAACACATCTTCTTCAGAAAGCACTCAAGACTGTTCTTGGTTCTCACGTGGAACAGAAAGGTTCTCTGGTAACTCCGGACAGACTCCGTTTTGACTTTGCTCACTTCCAGGCAATGACTCCAGAGGAAATTGCGCAGACAGAAACACTTGTAAACAAAGAGATTCAGGCTGCTCTTCCTGTAGTAACAGACGTTATGGATATTGAAGAAGCAAAGAAATCCGGTGCAATGGCTCTGTTCGGTGAAAAATACGATCAGAAAGTACGTGTTGTATCCATGGGTGATTTCTCAAAAGAACTCTGTGGTGGTACACATGTTAAAAACACGAGTTCCATCATGCTCTTCAAAATCGTATCTGAGGCAGGTATTGCAGCAGGGGTGCGTCGTATTGAGGCGTTGACAGGAAACGGCGTTATTGAATACTATAAAAAACAGGAGACTATGCTTCAGGAAGTTGCCAAAGCACTCAAAGCACAGCCTGCAGAAATTACTGAGAAGATCACACATCTTCAGGCAGAAGTAAAATCTCTCCAGAGCGAGAATGAATCTCTCAAGAGCAAACTGGCTCAGGGATCTCTCGGTGATGTTATGAACCAGATCGTTGATGTTAAAGGCGTAAAACTCCTTGCAGCCAAGGTTGAGGGCGTTGATATGAACGGACTTCGTGATCTTGGAGATCAGCTCAAAGAAAAGATCGGAGAAGGTGTTGTTGTTCTTGCAGCTGTAAACGGAGGTAAAGTAAACCTTCTTGCTATGGCTACAGATGCAGCTCAGAAAGCAGGAGCGCACGCTGGAAATCTTATTAAAGGTGTCGCAGCGATCGTAGGTGGTGGCGGCGGCGGTCGTCCAAACATGGCTCAGGCTGGTGGAAAAAATCCGGAAAAGGCAGACGAAGCAGTAAAAGCAGCAGCTGGAATTCTGGAACAGCAGCTCCACTAA